TCGGCGCGCTCGACCAGGTCGCCGTGTACCTGCCCATGGGCTACATGATCGGCGGCTACACCGTGTTCGTGCCGCGCGACTGGATCACGCCCATCGACATGTCGGTCGAGGAGGCGATGCGCTCCTCGCTGATCGCCTGGATGTCATCCAACCGGGACCCGGGCTGACGCCGCCATGGACTCGCTGACGCAGGTGGCACTGGGCGCGGCGGTGACGGTGGCCGTCATGGGACGGCGCACGGCCGTGTGGAAATCGGCGCTCTGGGGCGCCGTGGCCGGCACCCTGCCCGACCTCGACGCCCTCATCGACCACGGCGATGCCGTGCTCAACATGGTGCTGCACCGGGGCGAATCGCACGCGCTGTTCTACCTGACGCTGTTCGCGCCCCTGATGGCCTGGCTCGTGGCGCGCCTGCACGGCGAGGGCGCGCTGTGGCGGCGCTGGTGGCTGGCCCTGTGGCTCGCGCTGGTCACGCACCCGCTGCTCGACACCATGACGGTGTACGGCACGCAGCTGCTGCTGCCCTTCACCAACCACCCCTACGGCGTGGGCAGCGTGTTCATCATCGACCCGCTCTACACCGTGCCGCTGCTGATTGGCCTGGTGCTGGCGCTGCGCACGCCCCTGGCCGTGGGCCTGAAGGCCAACGCCGCGGGGCTGCTGCTGAGCAGCGCCTACCTGGTGTGGAGCGTGCTCGTGCAGCAGCACGTGGAGCTGGTGGCGCGCGACTCGCTGCAACGCCAGGGCATCGCCGCCGACGCGGTGCTGGTCACGCCCGCGCCGTTCAACACCGTGCTCTGGCGCGTGGTGGCCATGACCGACACCGAGTACGTCGAGGGCTACCACTCGCTGCTCGACAACCCGCCGGTGATCGAATGGCACCGCTTCGACCGCGGCGCCGAACTCGCGGCCGCGCACGGCGACGTGGAGGGCCTGCGCCGCCTGGCCGCGTTCACCCATGGCTTCTACAGCGTGCACGAACACGACGGCCGCCTCTTCGTGACCGACCTGCGCATGGGCCAGGAGCCGAGCTACATCTTCCGCTTCGACCTCGGCACCATGACCGAGCGCGCGCACGGCCCGGTGGCCGCGCAACTCAGCGGCGAGCGCATGGACATGCGCGCCGGCCTGCAGTGGCTGTGGCCGCGCCTGCTGGGCCAGCCGCTGCCGCCGCCGGGCCTGAACCTGCCCTGAGCGGGCTCAGCCGAGCAGCAGCGTCACCACCACGATCGCCAGGCCGATCAGCAGGTTCACGAACACCCAGGTGCGGACCTTGGCCTGCGCCGCGGCGCCTGCGGCCCAGTCACCGGCCGCCACGGCGCGCGACAGACGCTTGTACAGCGCAAAACGGATGTGGCCGAAGATGGCCATCATCACCAGGCCCAGCGTGGCCATGACGGTCCAGTGCAGCGGCATGTGAAAGGGCACGCCGGCCTGCACCGAGGCCTTGGCCACGCGGCCGATCATCCACAGCCCCGTGACCAGCACCAGCGGCGCGGCCACCAGCACCGCCTGGAAGAAGCGGCCCAGCACGGCGTGCACGAGGCGCAGCCGCTGCTCGGGGCCGGGCAGCACACCCAGCGAGGGGCGCAGGCAGAAGTGGGCGAAGAGCATGCCGCCGACCCAAAGCACCACCGCGAGCACGTGAACGAGTTTGAGGAGTGAATCGATCATGGGGCGGATCTTCACACATCCGCCGTCACGCCCGCCTGCCGTTTCTGCAGGCGGTACGGCGGCAGGCCTTTGAGCATGCGCCGGCCGTACGACTGGCGCAGCAGCCGCGCGTCGTAGCAGACCACGGTGGCTTCGTCGGTCTCGGTGCGCAGCGCGCGGCCGGTCCATTGCAGCAGCCGCGCACCGGTGGCGGGCACCACGAGCTCGCTGAACGGGTCGCGGCCCTGGGCCTTGAGCCAATCGGCGCGCGCCTGGCCCACCGGGTCGCTCGGTGAGGCGAAGGGCAGCTTGGTGATGAACACCCACTCGCAGAGCTCGCCCGGCAGGTCCAGGCCTTCGCCGAACGATTGCAGGCCGAACAGGATCGAGGGCTCGCCGTCGGCCACGCGCTGCGCGTGGCGCTTGAGCAGCGCGGTGCGCGAGGCCTCGCCCTGCACCAGCACGCGCGCGCGCAGGTCGGCGTTCGCGCCGCGTTCGAGCAGGCCGGTGGCGCTGCGCATCTGCGCGCGCGAGGTGAACAGCACCAGCGCACCGCGACGCACCTCGCGCAGATCGGCCATGAGCAGCTCGAGCATCTCGCGCGTGTAGCCGTCCACGTCCTTGGGGTCGGCCTCGGTGTGCACCACCACGAGCCGGCCCTGCCTGGCGTGGTCGAAGGGGCTTTGCACCATGCGCGTGACCGTGGCCGCGTCCCAGGCCAGGCCGGCCTCGTGCAGGAAGTGCTCGAAGCCGCCGCAGGTGACCAGCGAGGCCGAGGTGACCACCGCGCCGCGCACGTGCTTCCACAAGTGGTGGTGCAGCAGGCTGCCCGGCTGCAGCGGGCAGGCGTGCGCGCTGAGCGTGACCATGCCGTGCTGCACGCCGGCCTGCAGCCACTTGGCCAGCGGCGGCCCGCCGGCCTCGCCGCCCTGCAGCCACAGGCCTGCGGTCTCGTGCAGGCTTTGCAGGCGCGGCGCGAAGCGGCCGATGCGCGCGTAGTGCTCGGCGCTGCGCGTGGCCTCGCCGGGGTTCTCGCGCGCGTTGGCGCGCAGTTGCACCGCGAGCGCCTCGGCGAGCTTGAGCAGCACGCCCGCGTGGGCCTGCAGCGTGGCCAGCGGTTCGGTCCATTCGCCGGGCAGCAGGCCGTTGTCGAAGCGGTGCGCCAGCGGCGGCGCCTCGGACGCGAGATCGCGCACCGCGGGGCCCACGGCCGCCATGCCCAGTCGCGCGAGCTCGGCCAGCGCGGCCTTGGCGCCGCGCGCGTGCTCGTTCAGGTCCACGCCGTGCGGGTGCGCAATGGCCTTGGCCACCTCGTCGAAGGCCTTGGGCAGGCGGTCGAGCCAGGTGCCGTGCATCAGGTCCATGTGCGCGGTGAACTGGCCCTGGGCCACGTCGGGCAGGTGGTGCGCCTCGTCGAGCACCAGGTAGCAGTCCTGCGGCTTGGGCAGGGCGTGAAGGCCCAGCGTGGACAGCAGCAGGTCGTGGTTGACCACGATCACCTGCGCGTGCGCGAGCCGGTTGCGCGCCTGGTAGTAGCTGCAGCCGTTGTAGGCCGGGCAGTGGCGCGCGGTGCAGGTGTGGCGCTCGGCCGCCACCGGCGCCCAGAGCGCGCCCTCGGGCGGCTCGGCGAGGCGGTCGCGGTCGCCGTCCCAGTCGCCCTGGTCGAGCGCGATGGCCCAGCGGGCGTAGGTCTGGGTGCGTTCGGCCAGGTCGCCCGCGGGCCGGGTGCCGGGCTCGCCCTCGAAGAGGTCGGCGCTGCCGTCGTCGCCCGCGGCCAGGGTGTCGAGCTTGAGCCGGCACACGTAGCGCCCGCGCCCCTTGGCGAGTGCATAGGCAAAGGGCTGCGGCATGAGCGCTGCGAGCGCGGGCAGGTCCTTGGCGATCAGCTGTTCCTGCAGCGCCACCGTGGCGGTGCTGATGATCACGCGGCGCTCCTGCGCGAGCGCGAGCGGGATCACCGTGGCCGCGTAGGCCGCCGACTTGCCCACGCCGGTGCCCGCCTGCACCACCGCGATGCCGCGCTCGGGCCGGCCCGCCTCGCCCGACACGCTGTCGTCGCCGAGCTTCACGCCCGCGAGCGTCTCGGCAATGAAGGCGGCCATTTCGCGCTGGCCTGCGCGGGCGCGAAAGCCCGGGGCGCGCGCCACCACGTGGTCGAAGGCGGCCAGCGCGAGGGCTTCGCGCGCCAGGTCGCCCTGCGGCGCGGCGGATGGGGGGGAGGCGGGGGACGGATCGCTCATGCAGCCCGGCATTGTCGCCGTTGGCCCGCCTTTCCCCCTGGTCATGTTGCGGAGCAACAATGCGCGCATGGCCATCCGCAAGACCCCCCCTCCCTCCATCCAGAAGATCGACCTGGCGCTGCAGGGCGGCGGCTCGCACGGCGCCTTCACCTGGGGCGTGCTCGACCGCCTGCTCGACGACGACACGCTGGAGATCGCCGCCATCAGCGGCACCAGCGCAGGCGCCATGAACGCAGTGGCCCTGGCCGCGGGCCTGATGGAAGGCGGCCGCGAAGGCGCGCGCGCCGCGCTCAAGCGCTTCTGGACCCGCGTGGGCGAGCTCTCGCCTTTCGGCGCCGCGGGCGGCGGCGTCGAACCCTGGCTCGACCCCGAGAGCCCCTGGGCCGCGCCCTGGCTGGCGCCCGCGCGCGCCTACGCGCAGTGGTTCAGCGCCCAGGTCTCGCCCTACCAGTTCAACCCGCTCAACCTCAATCCGCTGCGCCGCATCCTGCTCGACACGGTGGACTTCGAGAGGGTTCGCCACTGCCACAAGACGCGGCTGTTCATCTCGGCCACACGCGTGCGCACCGGCGGGCTGCGCATCTTCGACCAGCACGAGCTCACGCCCGAGGTGGTGCTGGCCTCGGCCTGCCTGCCCCTGCTGTTCCAGGCGGTCGAGATCGACGGCGAGGCCTACTGGGACGGCGGCTACGCGGGCAACCCCTCGCTGATGCCGCTGGTGCTCGACACCCCGGCCGACGACCTGCTGGTGGTGCAGATCAACCCCGCCGAGCGCGCCGCGCTGCCCACGCGGGCGGGCGAGATCCTCGACCGCATCAACGAGGTCACCTTCAACGCCAGCCTGCTGCGCGAGCTGCGCTCGATCGCGCTGCTCAAGCAGGTGCTCGCGGCCGAGGGCTGGGTCGCGCGCCAGCTGCGCAGCCCGGTGCTGCGCGGCATCGAGCGGCTGCGGCTGCACCGCGTGGACGGCGGCGACGCGCTCGCCGCCCACGGCGCGGGCAGCAAGACGCGCACCGACCCGGCCTTCCTCGAGCGCCTGTTCGCGCAGGGCCGCGAGGCCGCCGAACACTGGTTCAAGGACCACCGCAGCGCCATTGGCGTGCGCAGCACCATCGACGTGGACGCCGCGGCCCGCGGCTGAACGCCGCCGCCACAATCGCGCCATGCTCACACGCCTGCTGCGCGGCCTGCTCGCGCTCGCCATCGCCGGCCCGCTGGCCGCCCAGACCCCGACACCGGCGCTCTCGCCGCCCACCCCGGCCCCCGCCGCCTGCCCGCCCCAGGCCCAGGTGCCCGGCCCGCAGCAGCTGCAGGCCGCGCAGGCGCAGGCGCGCGACCGCGGCGCGCTGTGGCGGCTCGAACGCGAGGGCCGCACGTCCTGGCTCTACGGCACGCTGCACGTGGGCAAGCTCGAATGGGCCTTCCCCGGGCCGCAGGTGCTGCAGGCCTTGCGCAGCAGCGACAGCGTGGCGCTCGAACTCGACGTGAGCGACCCCGCGCTGGCGCAGCAGCTGCGCGACGGCCTCGCCGGGCCCGCCCCCACCCCGCCGGCCGCGCTGCAGCAGCGGCTCGACCGCCAGATCGCCGCCGCCTGCGTGCCGGCCGCGGCGTTCGCGGCCCTGCACCCGCTGCAGCAAGGCATGGCCCTGCTGCTGCTCGACGCGCGCTGGATCGGCCTGGACCCGGGCTACGGCGTCGAGCACGTGCTCGCGGGTTTCGCCAAGTCCAGCCGGCGCCCGCTGATCGCGCTCGAAACGGCCCGGCAGCAGCTGCAGGCCCTGGCGCCCGCCACGCCCGAAGAGGCCTTGCGCGCGCTCGACGGCACGCTCACGCTGCTCGAAAGCGGCCGCTCGCGCGAGGTGCTCGCGCGGCTCGCACAGGCCTGGGCCGACGGCGACCTCGACACCGTGGCCCGCTACGAAAGCTGGTGCGACTGCGCCACCACCGACGACGACCGCGCGGCGCTGCGCCGGCTCAACGACGGGCGCAACCCGCACCTGGCCGATCGCATCGCGGCCCTGCACGGCGAAGGCCGCCGCCTGTTCGCCGCTGTCGGCCTGCTGCACATGACGGGCGAGCAGGCGCTGCCGCGGCTGCTCGCCGAACGCGGCTTTCGCGTGGCGCGCGTGCCGCTACAGTGACAGGCCGCGCCCTTCCTCCCACCCAACGCCCCCTACCGCCATGCCCCACCCCATCCAGCACGAAGAGCCCGGCCCGACCGGCGCCTTTTTCTACGAGCACGGCGGCGAGCGCCTGGCCGAGATGACCTACAGCCGCACCAACGCCTCGCTGATCATCATCGACCACACCGGGGTCGACGAGCGTCTCAAGGGCCAGGGCGTGGGCCGCGAGCTGCTCGACGCGCTCGTGGCCTGGGCGCGCGAAACGCAAACCCGGGTGATCGCGCTGTGCCCCTTCGCCAAGGCCCAGTTCGACAAGGACCCCTCGATCCGCGACGTGCTGAAGTGAGCCGCGCCTAGGGCAGCGGCAGCCCGAAGCCGAAGCGCGCGCCCTGGCCCGGTTCGCCCTCGCCGCGGATCCAGCCGCCGTGGCGTTCGAGCACGCGCTGCACCGTGGCCAGGCCCACGCCCGTGCCCTCGAAGGTCTTGGGCGAGTGCAGGCGCTTGAAGGGCTCGAACAGCTGGCCCGCGTAGCGCATGTCGAAGCCCGCGCCGTTGTCGCTCACGGTGAACGCCGTTTCGTTGCCACCCGTGTCCAGGCGTTGGACGCGGATGCGCGCCACCGGCGCCGGGCGGGTGTACTTCCAGGCATTGCCCAGCAGGTTTTGCATCACCGAGCGCAGCAGCGCCGGATCGCCCCAGGCGCGCAGGCCGTCCTCGATGAACCAGTCGGACGCGCGCTGCGGCTCGCCCGCGCGCAGTTCGGCGGCCAGCGTGCGCGCCAGCGCGCTGATGTCCACCCAGGCCGGCTGCAGCTCGCCACGGTTCACGCGCGCGAGCGCGAGCAGCGCGTCGATGAGCTGGCCCATGCCGCTGGCCGACTGCCGGATGCGTTCGAGGTGCTCGCGCGCTTCGGCGCCGAGCCGATCGCCGTGCTCCTCGGCCAGCAGACTGGCGAAGCCGTTGATGCCGCGCAGCGGCGTGCGCAGGTCGTGCGACACGCTGTAGGCGAAGGACTCGAGTTCGCGGTTGAGCTGCGAGAGCTCGCGCGTGCGGGCGGCCACGCGGTCTTCGAGCTCCTCGTTGAGGCGCCGCAGCGCCTCTTCGGCCTCGCGCACCGCGGTGATGTCCTGCACCGTGCCCACGCTGCGCACCGCCTGCTCGCCATCGAATTCGGTGAGGGCGGTCTCGCGCACGTGCTTGATGCGGCCGTCGGGCATGCGCAGCCGGTGCACCATGCCCTGCAGTTCGCGCGTGTCCGCCACGGCGCGGTAAGCCTCCGCCACCAGGGTCTGGTCGTCGGCGTGCACGCGCGACAGGAAGGTGCGAAACGACGGCCTGTGCTTCGCCGGGTCGAGTTCGAGGATGCGGTAGATCTCGTCCGACCAGCTGAGCTGCCCGCTGCGCAGGTCGCGCTCCCAGTTGCCGATCGACGCGATGCGCTGGGCCTCCTTGAGCCGCGTTTCGCTGGCCTGCAGGCGCTCCTCGACGCGCCGGCGCGCGGTGATGTCGATCACCGTGAACTGCAGCAGCGTGCGGCCTTCGGACTCGAAGCGCATCAGGTGCACCTCGGCGTCCCAACGCTGCCCGTCGCTGCGCTGGTGCAGCCACTCGAAGACGGCCATGCCCCGTTCCATGGCCTGCGCCATGTGGGCCTGTGCGGCCTCGGTCGATTCCACGCCGTTGCGCTGCTGCGGCGCCGACACGGCCGACACGTGGGTGCCCAGGGTCTGTTCGCGCCCGCCCAGGCGGTAGGCGCGCACCGCCGCGTCGTTGCATTCGATCAGGCACATCGTCGCCGGGTCGATCACGCCCATGGGCACCTGCGAGCTGTCGAACAGTCGGTTGCGCAGCGCTCGCGCCGCCTGGGTTCGGGCCTCGCTGCGCGCGAGCCGGCGCAGCAGCAGCACCATGCCCAGGCCGCCGAGCAGCAGCAGCGCGGTCAGCGCCGAGGTGAGCTCGCGCGCACGCGCCACCGCGGGCGCGAGCGGGGCGAGCACGCCCTCGTCGGCCAGGCCCACGCTCACCACCAGCCCGTGCTCGCGCAGGCGAGACCAGCCGTACAGGCGCGGCGTGCCGTCCATGTGGCCGCTCATGCGGAAGGTGCCCTCATCGCGCAGCGGCAGGGCCGTGCTCAGGAAGGGCCGGTCGGCCGGCAGCCGCTTGCCCATGGCGGCTTCGTTGTCGCGGCTGCGCGCAAAGAAGGTGCCGTCGGGGCCGACCAGCGCGATCACGTCGAGCGGCGACAGCGCCACCGCGCCCAGGCGCCGCGCGAGGAATTCGGTCGACAGGCCCACCTGCACCGTGCCCTCGAAGCGGCCGTTGCGCAGCAGCGGCCGCGCCGCGGTCACGGTCCAGCCCCCGTTCAGGCGCGAGCGCTGCGGCTGGCCGATGAACAGGCGGTCGCGGCCGTCGCTCAGGGCCTGGAAGTGCGGCTGCTCGTCGATGCGCGTGGGCGGGCCGCGCTCGGTGGTGTGGAAGACGATGCGGCCTTGCGCGTCGGCCACCGAGAGGTGCGTGACCATGCGGCGCGGCACGCCCTCGATCAGCACCCGCGCCGCGCGCTCGACATCGGCGGGGTCGCGCAGCCATTCGCGTCGGGCCGTCTGCAGCTGCCCGTCGGCGAGCGCGATCAGGCTTTCCACCTGGCCGGCCACGGCGTCGGCCAGGTGCAGGCTGCGCTGCCCGGCGGCCGCGCGCAGCTGCTCCTGCAGCTGCGTCTGGGCGCGGCCGGTCTGCCACCACAGCAGGGCCGCGGCCAGCGCGGTGAGGGCCAGCACCAGCAGCACCGGCAGGCGGGCGCGCCAGGCCTTCATGGGGTGGGCACCTCGCCCAGCAGGTGCACCGCGCCGGCGTAGTCGAGCACCTCCACCGCCTCACGCAGCGCGCGGGCGCGCGCCGCGCCCAGTTGCAGCACCAGGGCCGCCTCGCGCCCGAGCACCCATTGCACGGCGTCGAGGTCGCGGCGCAGCAGCAGCGCCATCAGCTCGCCCACCACGGGGCGCTCGGTCTGCTCGCCGCCGGGCGCGGGGGCCGCTGAGGGCGACAGCGCAGCGATCTGCGCCAGCAGCGCGCGCAACAGGGCGTCGGTCCGCGCGACGGCATCGGTCACGCGCGCCCAGTCCTCATCGGCCGCGAGCCGGGCCGCGGCCTCGGTGGCCGCGGCGCGCAAGGCCTCGGCGCCCACCCCGGCGGCGCTGCCGCAGAGCTTGTGCAGCGACGCCTGCAGCGCCTCGCGGCCACCATCGGCGCGGGCCTGCAGCCAGCGGTGGGCTTCGTCGCCCCAACGCGCGTACTGCAGGGTCATGGCGCGCAGCGCGCGCCACAACACCTCGGGCGATCCGCCGCAGCGCTGGCGGCTCAGGGCCTCGTCCAGCCCCGCCATGCGCGGCCACTGCGCGGCCGCGGCCGGCGCATCGGCCACCACCACGCCCACCCGCGCCAGCGTGGCCGCGGGCAAGGCGTCGCGCAGGGTCTGGGCCAGTTGCAGCGGCGTGAACGGCTTGCCCAGGAAGGCGTTCATGCCGGCCGCCCGCGCGCGCTCGCGCTCGTTCGCCAGCGCCCCCGCCGTCAGCGCGATCACCGGCAGCGCCGCGGTGGCCGGCTCGGCGCGCAGGCGCTGGCAGGCCTGCAGGCCGTCGAGCACGGGCATCTGCACGTCCATGAGCACCAGGTCCGCTTCGCCGGGGTGGCGCTCCAGCCAGTCGAGCGCCTGCTGGCCATCGGCGCAGACCGCGCTGGTCGCGCCCTGGGCCTCGAGCAGCGCGGCGGTGATGTGGCGGTTGGTGTCGTCGTCGTCGCAGACCAGCACACGCAGGCCCGCGAGCCAGCGCAGCGGCCGCGCGCCCGCCTCGGTGCGGCGCACCCAGCGCTGCGGCGGCACCTGGCGCGCCGGCAGCGCCTGCGCGAGCGCGGCGAGCACGGCGGCGCCGTCGGCGCGCACCGGCAGGTGCAGGGTGTCGGGTGCATCGGGCGCGTCGGCGTGTGGCAGGGGCGCGCCCAGCACCAGGCGCAGGCCGGCCGCGTCGGGCAGGGCCGCGCCGTCGCGGCCGTCGATCAGCAGCACGTCGGCCGCGGACGCGGCGCCTTCGTGCAGCGCCCAGCCCAGGTCGTGCATCCAGCGCGCCCAGCGCTCGCGCCAGGCCGGCCGCGGCGTGTGCACGGCCACGCGCAGCGGCGGCAGCACCAGGCCGCTGTCGCCGCTGCCCGGCTCCAGCAGCGGCAGGTCGACCCAGAAGGTGCTGCCCTCGCCGGGCCGGCTGCGCACGCCGACCGCGCCGCCCATGAGCGTGGCGAGCTGCTTCACGATGGTCAGGCCCAGGCCGCTGCCGCCGTGGCGGCGCATCACGCCCGGGTCGGCCTGCACGAAGGGCTCGAACACCTGCTCGAGGCGGTCGGCCTCGATGCCGCGGCCGCTGTCGATCACGCTCAGGCGCAGCCATTCGCGCCCGGCCTGCGTGTGGCGGCGCCAGCGCAGCACCACCGCGCCGCGCTCGCTGAACTTGATGGCGTTGCCCAGCAGGTTGGTGAGCACCTGCCGCACGCGCTTGGCGTCGCCGAACAGCCAGGCCGGCAGTTGTGCATCGAGGTCGTTGCGCAGGCTCAGGCCCTTGGCCTGGGCCTGCAGGCCGTACACGCCCACCAGCTCCTCGGCGAGCGCGCGCGGCTGCCAGGGCACGGGGTCGAGCGCGAGCTCGCCGGCTTCGATGCGCGCGAGGTCGAGCACCTCGTTGACCGCGTCGAGCAGGGCCTGGCCAGCCTGGTCGGCGCGGTGCAGCAGGTCGCGCTCGCGCGCACCGCCGAGGTCGCGCGCGAGCAGGCGCTGGATGCCCAGCAAGGCGTGCAGCGGCGTGCGCAGCTCGTGGCTCATGATCGCGAGGAAGTGCGTCTTGGCGCGGTTGGCGGTTTCGGCCTGCAGGCGCGCGTCGGCCAGGGTCTGCTCGAGCGCCTTGCGCTCGGTGATGTCCTGGTGGGTGCCGTACATCCACTCGGGCTGGTCGTCGGCGGTGCGCGTGAACACCCGGCCCCGTGTGTGCACCCACACCCAGTGCCCGTCGCGGTGGCGCATGCGCACCTCGCATTCGTAGAACGGTGCTTCGCCCTGGCAGTGCGCCTGCAGTGCCTGGCCCGAACGAGCCAGGTCCTCGGGGTGCAGATGGTCGTGCCAGGTGTCGGCGCTCACGGGCTGCAGCTCGTCGAGGCGCCAGCCGATGATGCCGGCCCAGCGCTCGTTGTAGCGGGTCTCGCCGGTCTGCAGGTTCCAGGCCCAGGTGCCCACGTTCGTGCCTTCGATGATGCTGGCCAGCTCCTGGCGCTCGCGGCGCTGGCGCTCGAGGGCGCGCGCGAGTTCGTGGCGCATGCGCGCGAGCCGGTCGAGCATGGCGTCGAAGCTGCGTGTGGCCATGCCCATCTCGTCGCGTGCCACGTAGCCCACGCGGGTGTCCGGCAGGCCGGTGGCCTCCACGCGCGCGGCGGTGGCCGCCAGCAGACCGAGCGGGCGCACGAGGCGGCGCACCACCACGCCGGCCAGCAGCAGCATGAGCGCCACCAGCGCGCCGTTGTAGAACACCGCCCAGCGCGCCTGGCGCTGGCGCTCGCTCTGGCGCAGCGCCTCGATGTGGCCCTCGTAGTGGTAGGCCTGCCCGCTCAGGGTGCGCAGGCTCTGCATCAGGCGCTCGCTCACCGGGCCGTCGCCGATGCGCCCCGCGGGCGCGGCGAGCGTCAGGCCGTCGAACAGCGACTCGAGCTCGGCGAAGGCCTTGTCGAACTCGCCCACGGCGGTGGCGTCGATGGCGTCCAGGCGCTGCAGTTGCCGCAGGTCGTCGCGCAGCTCGGCCATGTCGGCGGCCCAGCGCTGCGCCATGCCCGGGCGGTCGCGCAGCAGGTCGTCCTGCACGGTGGTGAGCAGGCGCACCGAGGTGGCCGCCATGTGGCCCACGAGCCGCTGCTGCTGGTCGACGCTGCCGATCCAGTCGATCGCGCGGTTGAGCTGCCAGCCGCGCGCGAGCACCACCACCAGCGTGGTGACGACCACGGCGAGCAGCAGCGCGCGCAGGCTGGCGCGAAAGGGAACCCCGGATGTGCTCATCGCGACGGGCCTGAGTGCCGGGCCGGATAGGGTCGATGCATGGCTCTGTTTCTCCGAAACCCGGGGGGCCGTCGGCGCGGCCTTGGCTGTGGTGATCCCTGACGCAACGCACCCGCGTTGGCCGTTCAGCTTACCCAGCGGGCACGGCGTTTCCGGGCCGCGGCGTGTGGGGAAACCTTGACAGGGCGCGCCGGACTTTCTGGCGCGTGGGTTCGAAGCGATCCGGCGCCGGGCCGCCCCAAGCCGGATCAGCCCCCTCGGGGCTGAGCCCCGCGGCTCCAAGCCTGCCTGCGCAGGCTTGGACGGGGCGAAGAGGCGCTGACTCTGGCAGCGCCGCGGCCTGCAAGGCCTCGCGACCCGCGCAGCGGCGGAGCGTGGGGGCTCAAGGTTCATCGTCGGGGTTGTCGCGCGCCAAGGGCGGCGCGCCCGCCAGCAGCGCGTCGGCGCGCGCCTGGATGCGCGCGATCACGGTGTCGAGCAGCTCGCGCTCGCCGGCCGACAGGTCGGCCACCAGCGCCTGGTTGATGGCGCGGATGCGCGGAAAGATGTCGCCGTGCACGCGGCGCCCTTGCTCGCTCAGGAACACGTGCACCTCGCGCCGGTCGCTGGGCTTGGGGCGGCGCTCGATCAGGCCCTTGTCGGCCAGTGTGGTGAGGGTGCGCGAGGTGCGCGCGCGGTCGAGCATGGCGCGCTCGGCCAGCTCGGACGACAGCACGCCCTCGTTCTCGGCCAGGAAGGACAGCACGCGCCATTCGCGCCGCGTCATGCCGTGCAGGCTCTCGCAGAGCTGCACCACCTGCCGGCCCGCGGTCACGTGGATGCGGTAGAGGCGGTAGAGCAGGAACTCGGCCTGGTGGCCGGGCTGGGCCAGGGTGTCGGCTGGCATAGGGTTATCCCCCGCAATGATTGATTTCTGCAATCGATTGTGAATGCCTAGCATGGGCCGCTCCAAGGGGGAACACACCCCGCCGCACCCCGACCGGAGACACGCCATGCCCTTCACCCGCCGCCTGCTGCACGCCGCCCTGCTGGGCCTGACCGTTCTGGCCGCCGCGCCAGCCATGGCCCAGGACAAGACCCCGCTCAAGATCGTGGTGGGCTTTCCGCCCGGGGGCTCGGCCGACACGCTGGCGCGCCTGATCGCCGAGAACCTGCGCGACCAGTACGGCCCCATCGTGGTCGAGAACAAGCCCGGCGCGGGCGGGCGCATCGCGCTGCAGCAGGTCAAGCGCGCCGAGCCCGACGGCCACACCGTGATCGTGCTGCCCAGCGGGCCCATGGTGCTGTTCCCGCACGTCTACAAGAAGCTCGACTACGACCCGGTGAAAGACTTCACCCCGGTCTCGCTGATCGCCAACTTCCAGTTCGGCGTGGTCGCGGGCCCCGCGAGCAAGGTGAAGACCGTGGGCGAGATGGTGGCCGCGGCCAAGGCGCAGCCGGGCGTGATGTCGTACGGCACGCCGGGCCTGGGCACGCTGCCGCACTTCATGGGGGTGTTGTTCGAGCAGCAGGTGGGCGCGAAGCTGAACCACGTGCCCTTCCAGGGCGGCGGCCCGGCCAACACGGCCCTCATCGGCGGCCACATCGACTACAAGTTCGACGTCGTCTCCGAGACCGCCGAACTGCACCGCAGCAACAAGGTCCGCATCATCGCCGTCACCGGCGCGCAGCGCGACCCGCAGGTGCCCGAGGTGCCCACGCTCAAGGAGAGCGGCATCGACATGGTGGCCGGCGCCTGGTTCGCCATGTACGGCCCCGCCCAACTCAACCCCGCGGTGCGCGATCGCCTCTCGCGCGCGGTCGCCGCGGCGGTGAAGACGCCTGCATTGCGCG
This is a stretch of genomic DNA from Hydrogenophaga crocea. It encodes these proteins:
- a CDS encoding metal-dependent hydrolase, translated to MDSLTQVALGAAVTVAVMGRRTAVWKSALWGAVAGTLPDLDALIDHGDAVLNMVLHRGESHALFYLTLFAPLMAWLVARLHGEGALWRRWWLALWLALVTHPLLDTMTVYGTQLLLPFTNHPYGVGSVFIIDPLYTVPLLIGLVLALRTPLAVGLKANAAGLLLSSAYLVWSVLVQQHVELVARDSLQRQGIAADAVLVTPAPFNTVLWRVVAMTDTEYVEGYHSLLDNPPVIEWHRFDRGAELAAAHGDVEGLRRLAAFTHGFYSVHEHDGRLFVTDLRMGQEPSYIFRFDLGTMTERAHGPVAAQLSGERMDMRAGLQWLWPRLLGQPLPPPGLNLP
- a CDS encoding CopD family protein encodes the protein MIDSLLKLVHVLAVVLWVGGMLFAHFCLRPSLGVLPGPEQRLRLVHAVLGRFFQAVLVAAPLVLVTGLWMIGRVAKASVQAGVPFHMPLHWTVMATLGLVMMAIFGHIRFALYKRLSRAVAAGDWAAGAAAQAKVRTWVFVNLLIGLAIVVVTLLLG
- the dinG gene encoding ATP-dependent DNA helicase DinG; the encoded protein is MSDPSPASPPSAAPQGDLAREALALAAFDHVVARAPGFRARAGQREMAAFIAETLAGVKLGDDSVSGEAGRPERGIAVVQAGTGVGKSAAYAATVIPLALAQERRVIISTATVALQEQLIAKDLPALAALMPQPFAYALAKGRGRYVCRLKLDTLAAGDDGSADLFEGEPGTRPAGDLAERTQTYARWAIALDQGDWDGDRDRLAEPPEGALWAPVAAERHTCTARHCPAYNGCSYYQARNRLAHAQVIVVNHDLLLSTLGLHALPKPQDCYLVLDEAHHLPDVAQGQFTAHMDLMHGTWLDRLPKAFDEVAKAIAHPHGVDLNEHARGAKAALAELARLGMAAVGPAVRDLASEAPPLAHRFDNGLLPGEWTEPLATLQAHAGVLLKLAEALAVQLRANARENPGEATRSAEHYARIGRFAPRLQSLHETAGLWLQGGEAGGPPLAKWLQAGVQHGMVTLSAHACPLQPGSLLHHHLWKHVRGAVVTSASLVTCGGFEHFLHEAGLAWDAATVTRMVQSPFDHARQGRLVVVHTEADPKDVDGYTREMLELLMADLREVRRGALVLFTSRAQMRSATGLLERGANADLRARVLVQGEASRTALLKRHAQRVADGEPSILFGLQSFGEGLDLPGELCEWVFITKLPFASPSDPVGQARADWLKAQGRDPFSELVVPATGARLLQWTGRALRTETDEATVVCYDARLLRQSYGRRMLKGLPPYRLQKRQAGVTADV
- a CDS encoding patatin-like phospholipase family protein, producing MAIRKTPPPSIQKIDLALQGGGSHGAFTWGVLDRLLDDDTLEIAAISGTSAGAMNAVALAAGLMEGGREGARAALKRFWTRVGELSPFGAAGGGVEPWLDPESPWAAPWLAPARAYAQWFSAQVSPYQFNPLNLNPLRRILLDTVDFERVRHCHKTRLFISATRVRTGGLRIFDQHELTPEVVLASACLPLLFQAVEIDGEAYWDGGYAGNPSLMPLVLDTPADDLLVVQINPAERAALPTRAGEILDRINEVTFNASLLRELRSIALLKQVLAAEGWVARQLRSPVLRGIERLRLHRVDGGDALAAHGAGSKTRTDPAFLERLFAQGREAAEHWFKDHRSAIGVRSTIDVDAAARG
- a CDS encoding TraB/GumN family protein; protein product: MLTRLLRGLLALAIAGPLAAQTPTPALSPPTPAPAACPPQAQVPGPQQLQAAQAQARDRGALWRLEREGRTSWLYGTLHVGKLEWAFPGPQVLQALRSSDSVALELDVSDPALAQQLRDGLAGPAPTPPAALQQRLDRQIAAACVPAAAFAALHPLQQGMALLLLDARWIGLDPGYGVEHVLAGFAKSSRRPLIALETARQQLQALAPATPEEALRALDGTLTLLESGRSREVLARLAQAWADGDLDTVARYESWCDCATTDDDRAALRRLNDGRNPHLADRIAALHGEGRRLFAAVGLLHMTGEQALPRLLAERGFRVARVPLQ